One genomic segment of Podarcis raffonei isolate rPodRaf1 chromosome 7, rPodRaf1.pri, whole genome shotgun sequence includes these proteins:
- the RMC1 gene encoding regulator of MON1-CCZ1 complex has product MATAASEDYYLALCARPVHFEKASPVNCVFFDEANKQVFAVRSGGATGVVVKGLEDRNPISFRMEDKGEVKCIKFSLGNKILAVQRTSKNVDFLNFIPDFPQIEYTQECKTKNANILGFCWTGSAEIVFITDQGIEFYQVLPEKRTLKLLKSQNINVNWYMYCPESSVILLSTTVLGNVLQPFYFKGGTMSKLSKFEIELPAAPKASKLSLSERDIAMATIYGQLYVLYLRHHSRTSNSTGAEVVLYHLPREGSCKKLHILKLYRTGKFALNVVDNLVVVHHQDTETSIIFDIRLKGESDGTVTLHQLVLPARSIQPYQIPVAGPASVTSQFPVPCKLYSSSWIVFQPDIIISASEGYLWNLQVKLEPIVNLLPDKGKLMDFLLQRKDCKMVILAVCSQMLSEPDGGSLSVVATVFDKLNHEYKKYLEAEQTYNMALETGQSRSNPPPKRPVRTQAVIDQSDMYTHVLSVFTEKKEAPHKFTIAVLMEYIRSLNQFQIAVQHYLYELVIKTLVQHNLFYMLHQFLQYHVLSDSKPLACLLLSLESIYPPAHQLSLDMLKRLSTANDEIVEVLLSKHQVLAALRFIRGIGGHDSISARKFLDAAKQTEDEMLFYTIFRFFEQRNQRLRGNPSFTPGEHCEEHVVFFKQVFGDQALMKPTAF; this is encoded by the exons ATGGCGACGGCCGCCAGCGAGGACTACTACTTGGCGCTGTGCGCGCGGCCCGTGCACTTCGAGAAGGCGAGCCCCGTCAACTGCGTCTTCTTCGACGAGGCCAATAAGCAG GTTTTTGCTGTTCGATCTGGTGGAGCTACTGGGGTCGTAGTTAAAGGCTTGGAAGACCGCAATCCCATCTCATTCAG AATGGAAGACAAAGGGGAAGTGAAGTGCATCAAATTTTCTTTGGGCAACAAGATATTGGCTGTCCAGAGAACATCAAAGAATGTG GACTTTCTGAACTTCATTCCAGACTTCCCACAGATAGAATATACTCAAGAATGCAAG ACCAAGAATGCCAACATTTTAGGATTCTGCTGGACAGGCTCTGCAGAAATCGTCTTCATAACAGATCAGGGAATTGAATTTTATCAG GTGTTACCAGAGAAGCGAACTTTAAAACTTTTGAAGAGTCAGAATATCAACGTAAACTGGTACATGTACTGTCCTGAGAGTTCCGTAATTCTTCTGTCTACCACAGTTCTTGGAAATGTTCTACAGCCGTTCTATTTTAAG GGTGGAACTATGTCAAAGCTGTCCAAGTTTGAAATCGAATTACCCGCAGCTCCAAAGGCGTCCAAACTCAGTCTTTCTGAAAGAGATATTGCTATGGCTACAAT ATATGGGCAACTTTATGTTCTGTACTTGAGACACCACTCACGGACATCCAACAGCACAGGAGCTGAAGTAGTTCTTTATCACTTACCAAG AGAAGGCTCCTGCAAGAAGTTGCATATATTGAAGTTATACAGGACTGGCAAGTTTGCACTAAATGTTGTGGACAACTTGGTGGTAGTTCATCATCAGGATACTGAG ACTTCTATTATATTTGATATCAGACTCAAAGGAGAATCTGATGGCACAGTTACCCTTCACCAACTTGTACTTCCAGCTCGATCCATACAACCCTATCAGATTCCTGTGGCAG GTCCAGCTTCTGTAACCAGTCAGTTCCCAGTTCCCTGTAAACTCT ATTCTTCATCCTGGATTGTCTTTCAGCCTGATATTATCATCAGTGCGAGCGAAG gttACCTCTGGAATCTGCAGGTGAAACTGGAGCCTATAGTAAATCTCTTACCAGACAAAGGAAAACTAATGGACTTTCTTCTTCAGAGAAAAGATTGCAAGATGGTTATTCTTGCTGTGTGTTCTCAGA TGTTAAGTGAGCCAGACGGAGGATCATTGAGTGTGGTTGCTACCGTTTTTGACAAACTCAATCATGAATATAAGAAATACTTGGAAGCAGAGCAGACTTACAATATG GCACTAGAAACTGGGCAGAGCAGAAGCAATCCACCTCCCAAACGGCCAGTTCGTACCCAGGCAGTTATTGATCAGTCAGACATGTATACGCATGTTTTGTCTGTTTTTACAGAAAAAAAG GAAGCACCTCACAAGTTCACTATAGCTGTCCTAATGGAGTATATTCGCTCACTCAACCAATTCCAGATAGCTGTTCAG CATTATCTATACGAACTGGTCATCAAAACCCTTGTTCAGCACAACCTATTCTATATGCTTCACCAGTTCCTGCAATATCATGTTCTCAGTGATTCAAAACCTCTG GCCTGCTTGTTACTGTCGTTAGAGAGCATTTACCCTCCAGCACATCAGCTCTCCCTGgatatgttaaag AGACTTTCTACTGCAAATGATGAAATAGTGGAAGTTTTGTTGTCTAAACATCAGGTACTGGCTGCCTTGAGATTCATCAGAGGTATTGGAGGCCATGATAGTATTTCTGCTCGAAAGTTTCTTGATGCAGCAAAGCAGACGGAAGATGAGATGCTATTCTATACCATATTCAGGTTCTTTGAGCAGAGAAATCAGCGATTGCGTGGAAACCCTAGCTTCACTCCAG gaGAGCACTGTGAAGAgcatgttgtgttttttaaacaggTATTTGGAGACCAAGCACTAATGAAGCCTACTGCTTTCTGA